One Sciurus carolinensis chromosome 10, mSciCar1.2, whole genome shotgun sequence genomic window carries:
- the Dcaf16 gene encoding DDB1- and CUL4-associated factor 16 — MGPRNPSPDPLSESESEEEENISYLNESSGEEWDSSEEEDPKVPNLTPLESLAWQVKCLLKYSTTWKPLDPNSWLYHAKLLDPSTPVHILREVGLRLSHCSHCVPKLEPIPEWPPLASCGVPPFQKPLTSFSRLSRDHASLNGALQFATKQLSRTLSRATPIPEYLKQIPNSCVSGCCCGWLTKTVKETTRTEPINTTYSYTDFQKAVNRLLTASL, encoded by the coding sequence ATGGGTCCCAGAAATCCCTCTCCTGACCCCTTGTCAGAATCagaaagtgaagaagaagaaaacattagtTACCTAAATGAGAGTTCTGGAGAAGAGTGGGATTCCTCAGAAGAAGAGGACCCCAAGGTGCCCAACCTAACACCTCTCGAGAGTCTTGCCTGGCAGGTTaagtgccttttaaaatattctacaaCTTGGAAACCTTTAGATCCTAATTCCTGGTTATATCACGCTAAACTCTTGGATCCAAGCACACCAGTTCATATACTTCGAGAGGTAGGTCTCAGGCTTTCACATTGTTCCCATTGTGTCCCCAAACTGGAACCAATTCCTGAATGGCCCCCTTTAGCCTCTTGTGGAGTCCCACCTTTTCAAAAGCCCCTTACAAGTTTTAGCCGGCTTTCTAGAGATCATGCCTCTTTAAATGGAGCACTGCAGTTTGCCACCAAACAGTTAAGCCGAACTTTGAGCAGAGCTACTCCCATACCTGAATACTTAAAACAGATTCCTAATTCATGTGTTTCTGGTTGTTGTTGTGGCTGGCTAACTAAAACAGTTAAGGAAACCACCCGTACCGAACCCATCAACACTACTTATTCTTACACTGACTTCCAAAAGGCAGTTAACAGACTCCTTACTGCTTCCTTATAA